From Fusarium oxysporum f. sp. lycopersici 4287 chromosome 10, whole genome shotgun sequence:
AGCAGCTTACCACTGTGACCATCATTTTCCTCCCTTTGACATTCATAACAGGATTTTTCGGACAGAACTTCGCGGAAGAGGGGTTCCCCGAAATCCACCATGGTATTTGGTATTTGTAAGTATTCATTTCATCCAATGTACAGGGGAGACgagaaaacttaggacctctatcctaaaTGTCGAAAAGACTTGAGGTAAATCCGGGATAACTCAGTCTGCCCTGAAACTAGTTATTCTGGCACCTTGGTCAAgagtcagaagttttcttgctccctggcGCTTGTTTTCTTGGGCTGGGCTGTTTACAGCGCAATACTTCCGAAGTAATGCACAATACTAACAACATTGTAGCTGGGCCTGCGCCGTTCCGACTGTTGTAGCGACCATCTTGATTCTCATGAGAGAGATGATTTACAACTGGCTGGTGCGAGTCGTACAAAGAAGACATATCCTTACACttagaaaaaagaagaagagatccAAGCAGCAAAAGATCAAGCTTAAGGTATGACGGACACGCTGCGGGCAGGTAAGAATACTCAAGACCTCGATTCTAAACGACAAAAAGGCTAATGGAAATTTAGCATAAGCTCAGGAAGCTTTTTGATGggtttattttggcatcccTGTTATAAGGCCCGAGATGCCTTTTCTTCCCAATGGCCGCTTATGAGGTTGAATGGCGGGAACATTTGCATTAGTGATACCCAAGTATTGGCAAAGGAGTGGGCGTGATTAATTTGTGAGTGGCAGTGGATTTGAGTATAGCATTTATGAACAAACCTTACCAAGCACACCGGCCCTTTACTGAAGGGTGTCAAAAGCCTGAGAACAAAGCAAGCTATAATAAAGTTACCTAAATTTATGAATTAAAGAAAATTGTGTTCTTGactaaattattaatagtgTTATagagatttatatattaaattgAGATTAGACTTGATGGATCTAGATACTAGAATCTACCTGTTAACACCATCCGTGGCTCCATCTTTACACTGCATACGAGGATGCCAACGTCGTATCTCACGGCCACAACATCCCCCTTTCCAAGTCTGGCATCATCCCCTCCTTTTTAAAACGCTAACCCAAGGTACTCGGAGTTACCAGAGCGCAGCGGGTCAGACTTGAGTATTCTTTGACAGAGAAGGGACAGGACCAATCCAGTCAATCTTATTCCTTGAGGTGCATCAATACCCTTCAGAAGATGTTGTACGAAACGGAAGAGCTCTAATACCGGCTCTGCATGCGTAAGCTATCAGTCTTGATTCAAGCGTCCATCAGCAAACGATGGCAGTGTCTTCAAGGCACATTATAAAGTCGCATGATATAATTCATAGATTGAGGGTATAGATATCAGAATACAACCAACTCCTGACAGCTTTGGCAGTTGTCATCCTTTCCGTGCGTCGCACTCATAGAAATACATCCTCCACCTTCAGCTTGAGCTAGACCTTCTAAATTGACTTGATTTTATCGTATAAAcgctctctctctctctctcaaCCTTGTCTGTTGTCCGGGTGGTAGAAATAAGGGTATCGAGGAACCACAATAGAAGGGCATTCGAACCACCATCGAGGGCAACAAACGCCATGTGTCAGAATTATCCGTGTGTTGTGCCAGCCAGCAACACAACGATCGGGGAGAGTGAAGGGGAGCTCGTTCAGACCCTCTGTTGTCCAGGCATCTGGATCATTGATTCGGTGGATTTCTTGGTATACTTGGGGGCAGGATGTTTCGAAAAGGAGCCCGCCATAACATCCGCAAAGATTTAGGAATAAAACGTAACCGCACATGTGGGCTATTGAGATCTCGTTCTGGGGGCCTTGTTATTTTGTGCGCGCCCGTTGAGTAGCATGAGCAAGCCCAGAGAACGAGAAGCATAACGATGGTCCTGGTagctgagcttgaggcaAGTCGTTTGAGTCTCAGGACACATCATGGTCAGCATCTTCGGGTTGTCGGTAGAGATGAGGAGTGGTAGTTTGTCGTTCGTGGTTCAGACGCCAGCTGCGAACCTTCTGATTGTTTAAACGGTTTGCGCTTCTGCTCCGTTTGAGGATCATTGTTAGTAACAGGCTCATGTGTAGCAACTTTCCCCTAACGAACTGTTTGACAGCCGTCCACTTATGCCGAAAGCAACGTGCGGCGGTTGCTCTGCGCATGAATAGCGAACCACAAACCCTTCTGTGACACCAATATGTCATTCTTATTCCGGCGAAAATGGATCTAACATGACGGTTTGAAGTTGACTTTGGGCCAAGAGATTCTCGGTTTGGTCGGCTGTTTAGTATGGCCACTCGGCCATTAACGAACAGGAGGGAACATTATAGCATGAGCACGTCGTTCTCggaggaagagatggaatACGGTAGTCTATAGCCTAAACTTGCTATGAATTCACAGTACAATGAAGTCGGTTGAAGTACATGCTCGGTTCAGGCTGATACCAATAAGCTTGAAATTTGAGTTATCGCATTGGGCGGGTCGTCGCGAGCCGTCACCGCCTGTTGAAACAACGGTACGGAAGTCGGGTCTACTTCTTTAACGATGGATCTGTTGAATCCTCAGGTGAAAATGAGGGCCGTGAAAATGCGAGTCAGTAGAGGTTAAAGTAGAGTTCCTTATTAGAGTACAACTACCGGTAGGTAAGCACACGTGAAGAGTCAAATGCATATTTGGAGATCATccagaagaaagaaaaaaaaaaaaaacccaTGATCTCGATTACCTTAAAATTATGCTCGCGTGGTCAAGGTAAGATCTCACCATTGGTTATCTTCTCCAAAAACTGATTATCAGTGAGCAATAGGCCTTCATCCCGCTCCACCCACGTGAACCACTGATGTCACCTGGTCCACCGATAATGGAACTGCAAGCCCCTGTAACAAGCTCTGAAGCTACCCCCCGCATAACTCCAACTCGTAGTGTCGCATAATGCCATAATCGCCCATCCAACCATTTTCTGTTGTCTTGTTGCACCTTGCACAAcactcttcctccttcttacGCGGCCAGATACCGTACAATGGTttgtctctcctcttcttcccttctgCCTCAGTCCGAGACTTATCTTGTCATCCCACGTTTTCTTTTTAGCTAACAATGCCTTCTCCTCAGGCCAACGAAAGCGATCCTCTCTTGTCCGGCTCCGGTGACGGCCGCTCCGATGCTCAGGCCGATAAGGCCGCCCGGAACTCGCGACTCCGTGAACTCGGCCTCTTTGCCTGGGCTCTGATTGCCACTGCTGCTGTCATTGTTGTTGCTATCTGGACTCAGCATGAGCAACAAACCAAGCATGATCACAACACGCCCGCTTCTAAGCGAAACCTCGTCTTCATGGTGTCAGACGGCATGGGCCCTGCACCTTTGTCCTTGACGCGTAGCTTCCGACAACACGTGGAAGAGCTTCCCTTCGGCGATACCCTCACTCTCGATAAGCATTTCTGGGGCACGAGCCGGACTCGCTCCAGCAGTTCCCTGGTTACAGACAGCGCTGCCGGTGCTACAGCCTTCTCCTGTGGCAAGAAGACCTACAATGGTGCTATCTCTACACTCCCTAGCCACGATCCTTGTGGAACAGTCCTAGAAGCTGCCAAGCGTGCTGGATATCATACTGGACTTGTTGTCACAACAAAGATTGAGGTATGTATAACTAGAGTGTAACGAAGTCATTACGAAACTAATCAAGACTATCTAGGATGCGACTCCAGCCTGCTTCAACTCCCACGTGGTCCTCCGCGAGATGGAAGACGAGATTGCTCTTCAACAGATCGGAGAAGGTGTCCTGGGCCGAACTGTTGATCTGATGCTTGGTGGTGGTCGCTGCAACTTCTTGCCCAACAGCACAGAGGGCAGCTGCCGAGCCGACGACACGGATGTGATCAAGATTGCAAAGGAAAAGCACAACTGGACCTACACCGACAGTCGCGCTGGCTTTGACGCTCTCAAGGGTGGCAACAACGTCAAGCTGCCTTTCCTCGGACTCTTTGCCCCAACTGACATCCCCTTTGAGATTGACCGCCGAAACCACAACGACGTCTACCCCTCGCTGAGCGAAATGGCCAAGACTGCTCTTCGCGCTCTTGAGAAGGCTACCGAGAAGAGTGACAAgggcttcttcatcatgatcgaGGGTAGCCGAATTGACCATGCCGGTCATATCAACGATCCTGCAGCTCAGGTCCACGAGGTTCTTGAGTATGACAAGACATTCCAAGCTGTTCTTGATTTCATCAAGGAAAGCAAGACTGAAACTGTTCTTGTCGCAACCAGCGATCATGAAACTGGTGGTCTTGCCACTGCGATTCAGGAACCCGGTCACCTCCCTGTCTACAACTGGTACCCCAAGGCCCTCGCGAATGCTACCGCCTCGGCTGAGTGGCTTCACGCCAAGCTCAACACACACCTCGCCTCTGATTCCAGCATCAAGAAGAATAAGGAGAAGCTAAAGAAGTACATTAACGAGGAACTCATCGTCCGCGGTCTTGGTATCTCCAATGCCTCTGACAAGGAGATCACCACCATTGCCGATCACCCTGAGAGCGCCCTTGTCCTCTTCTCAGCTCTCATCTCCCTGCGCGCCCACGTCGGTTGGAGTACCCACGGCCACACTGCCGTCGACGTCAATATCTACAGTTCTGGTGGCCCGGGAACAGAGAGCATCCGTGGTAATGTTGAGAACACCGATGTTGGCAAATATCTACGGGAGTATCTTGAGGTTGACGTTGACGCGATCACCTCGGAACTCAAGGAAAAGATGAGCAAGGTTAATGTCCAAGATGTTGGCATGGAAGGACTCGATGAAGTTTGGTCTCTCGGCAACAAGTACCATGCTATTGAGGTCTAACGGATGTACTGCATTTCTTAGAATGATTATACGACTTACATGAGTCTAGTAAGAGGTCGGTAGGGAGATTGTGATCAAGATATGCAGAGCGGTATACCCAATCTATAGTAGATTTACTCATTAGCCTGCCTATGATGCATATGAACTTTTGAGTTTTCAAACCAGCGCAACTACAGCAACTTCTTAGCGGCTGTCTGGTGATTTATCGCCCAACAGATATTCCCTGCAATTCACATTAAATCATATAATCAGACTCATCGTAGTCATCCCAGCATGACGTCAGTGGTAACCGAGTCTAAATGTGTTGTCCAGTTCACCTCAATACAGACCCGAGAAAGTGGGTAGAATATCATGCCTGTTAAGTGCCCACTACAATGCTTGACTCCGACAAACATCGAGTAGTCCATTATCTATACGCTAGTTGCCAACAGAGACCACCGACCAGACTCCTGGTTGTTAACTAAACCATGGCCCATAATCAACGCTTTAAGCCAATATACTCCTCGCTTGTGGCCGTTAACACCCTTAACCAAACGCCTTTCTCCCTTGATAATCATGACTGGCTGGCAGAAACCGTGTCAACATTGTATCGTACATACAGCCGATCCAGGAAGTGTGAGTGGCGGATCCCGTTAGGCCTCGCCTTGGCAAATGTGTCGATAGCCTCCTGAACACCGAAATCGCACCGCTCAACGAGATAACATACGATAAAGTATCCCGTGCGGTTGAAACCATAATGGCAGTGCACTCCAATAACACACTGCTCGGGATTGGTCCAGTCCTCAGCGGTAGCGCGTGCAGGCTGCTGGTCTCTAAGGTCGTCAACTAATTTGATGAAAGCTTCAACCTCACGAGCCTCTGGAGGTATCTTCGAAACTGTGGGGAACTTGTGATAATAGATTCCAGCTCGTTCTAACCCGCGGGGGTCATAGACAGGCTGGTCTTTTGAGATATCAATGATATCTTTGACGATAGAACCCCAATTCGAAACAAAATTCTGTGGACAATGGACATCGTCCA
This genomic window contains:
- a CDS encoding alkaline phosphatase (At least one base has a quality score < 10): MANESDPLLSGSGDGRSDAQADKAARNSRLRELGLFAWALIATAAVIVVAIWTQHEQQTKHDHNTPASKRNLVFMVSDGMGPAPLSLTRSFRQHVEELPFGDTLTLDKHFWGTSRTRSSSSLVTDSAAGATAFSCGKKTYNGAISTLPSHDPCGTVLEAAKRAGYHTGLVVTTKIEDATPACFNSHVVLREMEDEIALQQIGEGVLGRTVDLMLGGGRCNFLPNSTEGSCRADDTDVIKIAKEKHNWTYTDSRAGFDALKGGNNVKLPFLGLFAPTDIPFEIDRRNHNDVYPSLSEMAKTALRALEKATEKSDKGFFIMIEGSRIDHAGHINDPAAQVHEVLEYDKTFQAVLDFIKESKTETVLVATSDHETGGLATAIQEPGHLPVYNWYPKALANATASAEWLHAKLNTHLASDSSIKKNKEKLKKYINEELIVRGLGISNASDKEITTIADHPESALVLFSALISLRAHVGWSTHGHTAVDVNIYSSGGPGTESIRGNVENTDVGKYLREYLEVDVDAITSELKEKMSKVNVQDVGMEGLDEVWSLGNKYHAIEV
- a CDS encoding alkaline phosphatase (At least one base has a quality score < 10), which produces MPSPQANESDPLLSGSGDGRSDAQADKAARNSRLRELGLFAWALIATAAVIVVAIWTQHEQQTKHDHNTPASKRNLVFMVSDGMGPAPLSLTRSFRQHVEELPFGDTLTLDKHFWGTSRTRSSSSLVTDSAAGATAFSCGKKTYNGAISTLPSHDPCGTVLEAAKRAGYHTGLVVTTKIEDATPACFNSHVVLREMEDEIALQQIGEGVLGRTVDLMLGGGRCNFLPNSTEGSCRADDTDVIKIAKEKHNWTYTDSRAGFDALKGGNNVKLPFLGLFAPTDIPFEIDRRNHNDVYPSLSEMAKTALRALEKATEKSDKGFFIMIEGSRIDHAGHINDPAAQVHEVLEYDKTFQAVLDFIKESKTETVLVATSDHETGGLATAIQEPGHLPVYNWYPKALANATASAEWLHAKLNTHLASDSSIKKNKEKLKKYINEELIVRGLGISNASDKEITTIADHPESALVLFSALISLRAHVGWSTHGHTAVDVNIYSSGGPGTESIRGNVENTDVGKYLREYLEVDVDAITSELKEKMSKVNVQDVGMEGLDEVWSLGNKYHAIEV